A single genomic interval of Roseibaca calidilacus harbors:
- a CDS encoding calcium/sodium antiporter translates to MDWVLVCLGLLALLLGGEGLVRGAVAIAHRFAMPPLLIGLTVVGFGTSMPELLVSADAAWRGVPDIAIGNVVGSNIGNILLILGVTALVWPVHVAGRSVRRDLAVMVLAAIALVPLFWLAEVGRLAGAALFLGLIAYLVWAYLNPQGAALDTEHTPAQPLWQALGWLVAGLCALMLGARLLVDGAVSIAHALGLSEAFIGLTIVAVGTSLPELATSVMAARRKQSAIAIGNIVGSNIFNVLGILGITALIAPIPVADRFLRFDLPVMIAASVVLALMLLMREGLGRRAGAVLLLAYAGFVWAAQG, encoded by the coding sequence ATGGATTGGGTTCTGGTGTGTCTGGGCTTGCTGGCGCTATTGCTGGGCGGTGAAGGCTTGGTTCGCGGCGCGGTTGCCATTGCGCATCGGTTCGCAATGCCGCCCCTGTTGATCGGGCTGACGGTTGTGGGGTTCGGCACGTCCATGCCGGAACTGTTGGTTTCTGCGGATGCCGCGTGGCGCGGCGTGCCCGATATTGCCATCGGCAACGTGGTCGGCTCCAATATCGGGAATATCCTGCTGATCTTGGGCGTGACGGCGCTGGTCTGGCCGGTCCATGTGGCGGGGCGCAGCGTTCGCCGTGATCTGGCCGTTATGGTCCTGGCTGCGATTGCGCTTGTGCCCTTGTTCTGGCTGGCCGAGGTTGGGCGGCTTGCCGGGGCGGCCCTTTTTCTGGGTCTGATCGCGTATCTGGTCTGGGCCTATCTGAACCCGCAGGGCGCAGCGCTGGACACTGAACATACGCCCGCGCAACCGCTCTGGCAGGCGTTGGGCTGGTTGGTGGCGGGTTTGTGCGCGTTAATGCTGGGCGCGCGCCTGCTGGTGGATGGTGCTGTCAGCATCGCCCATGCGCTGGGCCTGTCAGAGGCGTTTATCGGCCTGACAATCGTGGCGGTCGGAACCTCGCTGCCGGAACTTGCGACCTCTGTCATGGCCGCACGCCGCAAACAATCTGCCATCGCCATTGGCAATATTGTGGGGTCCAATATCTTTAACGTGCTGGGTATATTGGGCATTACGGCACTGATTGCACCCATCCCCGTGGCCGATCGTTTCCTGCGGTTTGACCTGCCGGTGATGATCGCGGCCTCTGTCGTTCTGGCGCTGATGCTGCTGATGCGCGAGGGCCTTGGGCGCAGGGCGGGTGCGGTTCTGTTGCTGGCCTATGCGGGTTTTGTCTGGGCCGCGCAAGGCTAG
- a CDS encoding sugar transferase — MTWRKRAFDIGFTILLAPAALAVFMCLVVLLWWHDGRPLFYGSERMHRPGQPFTLWKFRTMRLAAKDSGVSGGDKSDRITPFGRKLRRLRMDELPQFLNILRGDISFVGPRPPLRQYVERFPELYARVLRSRPGVTGLASLVFARHEEAILRRCTSAQETDEVYARRCVPRKARIDLLYQNRAGLGLDLWIIALTVARSAGWARGRRLPRRRPTRRQPRLQPLPCDRGAQIRE, encoded by the coding sequence ATGACGTGGCGAAAACGCGCTTTCGACATTGGTTTCACGATCTTGCTGGCCCCTGCGGCTTTGGCGGTCTTTATGTGCCTTGTCGTGCTGCTGTGGTGGCACGATGGGCGGCCACTATTTTACGGGTCTGAACGGATGCACCGGCCCGGCCAGCCCTTCACATTGTGGAAATTCCGCACCATGCGCCTTGCGGCCAAGGATTCGGGCGTGTCTGGGGGCGATAAATCGGACCGGATCACACCTTTTGGGCGCAAGTTGCGGCGTCTGCGGATGGATGAATTGCCGCAATTTTTGAACATCTTGCGTGGCGATATCAGCTTTGTCGGGCCGCGCCCACCTTTGCGCCAATATGTCGAGCGGTTTCCAGAGCTTTACGCCCGTGTCCTGCGCTCACGGCCCGGTGTGACCGGGCTGGCATCATTGGTATTCGCCCGCCATGAAGAGGCGATATTGCGCCGCTGCACCTCGGCACAGGAAACCGACGAAGTTTATGCGCGCCGCTGCGTGCCGCGCAAGGCACGGATTGACCTGTTGTATCAGAACCGTGCCGGGCTGGGGCTGGATTTGTGGATCATCGCGCTGACGGTGGCACGGTCGGCAGGTTGGGCGCGGGGCAGGCGCTTGCCACGCCGCCGCCCGACGCGCCGCCAGCCCCGCCTACAGCCCCTGCCGTGCGATCGCGGCGCGCAGATCCGGGAGTGA
- the aroQ gene encoding type II 3-dehydroquinate dehydratase, translated as MARLIYILNGPNLNLLGQREPEIYGHTTLADVEGACAALAKDLGLDLRFLQSNHEGQIVDWVQEARGTAAGIIINPAALTHTSIAILDALNAFDGPVIELHISQVHKREAFRQHSYVSQRADAVMAGFGTHGYNLALRQMAHLLG; from the coding sequence ATGGCCCGCCTGATCTACATTCTGAACGGCCCCAACCTGAACCTTCTGGGCCAGCGCGAACCAGAGATTTACGGCCACACCACGCTGGCCGATGTGGAAGGCGCATGCGCCGCTCTGGCAAAGGATCTGGGGCTTGACCTGCGCTTCTTGCAATCAAACCATGAAGGGCAGATCGTGGATTGGGTGCAAGAGGCCCGCGGCACGGCGGCAGGCATCATCATAAACCCCGCCGCGCTGACCCATACATCCATTGCCATTCTAGACGCGCTCAATGCCTTCGACGGCCCGGTGATAGAGTTGCATATCAGTCAGGTCCACAAGCGCGAGGCGTTCCGCCAGCATTCTTATGTCAGCCAGCGGGCCGATGCGGTGATGGCAGGCTTTGGCACGCATGGCTACAATCTTGCGCTGCGCCAGATGGCGCATCTGCTGGGCTAG
- the cysG gene encoding siroheme synthase CysG, protein MQHFPIFLNLRGAHVVIGGGGDAALAKLRLLLKTDAIITLCAPAFLPQIIALRPRVTLVHRPLLGCDLQRARLVYAATEDDRQDARIRAIAQKAGVLVNVVDNLEASDFITPAIVDRDPVVVAIGTEGAAPVLARKIKAGLEGELPTGLGKLARIGKAFRAMAERLPKGAPRRDFWAEFYDHAGPAALATGEGAVQHALNALLARHLARKPAPGRVDFVSAGPGDPELLTLKARKLLDRADVVVHDRLVSGAILELVRREAQIIAVGKEGYGPSVSQDHINALLVEHAAQGAHVVRLKGGDASIFGRLDEETDALDSAGLDWQVIPGVTSASAAAASLGQSLTRRGRNGDLRLVTAHDMQGFAEADWRALAAPGAVTALYMGKRAARFVQGRLLMHGASPAMDVAIVENASCPNETRLYTRLSDLPQATAALDGPAIILLGLPPRRAAQNQPQTELAL, encoded by the coding sequence ATGCAGCATTTCCCCATTTTCCTGAACCTGCGCGGCGCGCATGTCGTCATTGGCGGTGGCGGCGATGCGGCCTTGGCCAAGTTGCGATTGTTGCTAAAGACCGATGCGATCATCACGCTATGCGCTCCCGCCTTCCTGCCCCAGATCATTGCCCTGCGTCCACGCGTGACGCTGGTGCACCGCCCGCTTCTGGGCTGCGACCTACAGCGCGCGCGGCTGGTCTATGCCGCGACCGAGGATGACAGGCAGGATGCCCGCATCCGCGCTATCGCACAGAAGGCAGGTGTGCTGGTCAACGTGGTCGATAATCTGGAGGCGTCCGATTTTATCACCCCCGCAATTGTCGACCGCGACCCTGTTGTGGTGGCCATCGGCACCGAAGGTGCGGCCCCTGTTCTGGCGCGCAAGATAAAGGCCGGGCTGGAAGGCGAATTGCCCACCGGACTGGGCAAGCTGGCGCGCATTGGCAAGGCGTTCCGCGCCATGGCAGAGCGGTTGCCCAAAGGTGCCCCGCGGCGCGACTTCTGGGCGGAATTCTACGATCATGCCGGGCCAGCGGCACTGGCAACCGGCGAAGGGGCCGTGCAACACGCGCTCAACGCACTGCTGGCCCGGCATCTGGCGCGCAAACCCGCGCCGGGCCGGGTGGACTTTGTCAGCGCCGGGCCGGGCGATCCGGAACTGTTGACGCTAAAAGCCCGCAAGCTGCTGGATCGCGCCGATGTGGTTGTCCATGACCGCTTGGTCAGCGGCGCAATTCTGGAACTGGTCCGGCGCGAAGCGCAAATCATCGCGGTCGGGAAAGAGGGCTATGGCCCTTCCGTGTCGCAAGACCATATCAACGCGCTGCTGGTCGAGCATGCCGCGCAAGGCGCGCATGTTGTGCGGCTGAAAGGCGGAGATGCCAGCATTTTCGGGCGGCTGGATGAGGAAACCGACGCTTTGGACAGCGCCGGTCTGGATTGGCAGGTCATCCCCGGTGTGACCAGCGCCAGCGCCGCCGCCGCCAGCCTTGGCCAAAGCCTGACCCGGCGCGGGCGCAACGGCGATCTGCGGCTGGTCACGGCACATGACATGCAGGGCTTTGCCGAAGCCGATTGGCGCGCGCTGGCCGCACCCGGTGCCGTGACAGCGCTTTACATGGGCAAGCGCGCCGCGCGTTTCGTGCAAGGGCGTTTGCTGATGCACGGCGCCAGCCCGGCGATGGATGTGGCCATCGTGGAAAACGCCTCTTGCCCCAATGAAACCCGGCTGTACACCCGCCTGTCCGACCTGCCACAAGCCACCGCTGCGCTGGACGGACCCGCCATTATCCTTCTGGGCCTGCCGCCGCGGCGTGCGGCGCAAAACCAACCCCAAACGGAGCTTGCGCTATGA
- a CDS encoding glycosyltransferase, with protein MTRARVCAVVVTFDRLDKLNIALDRLLAEPLDHIVVVDNASTDGTDAFLRGLNDPRLDCLRLKHNLGGAGGFETGMRHAIARYDPDWLLLQDDDAWPAPGLVNRFHSANTATADAIVTAVRTPEGAICDMNRPLLNPFRDWRVLLRTALGGGRDAFHLGEESYASITQLPVDGGSFVGLFVSRRAITLAGYPDGRLFLYADDALFCHQLRAAGGQILFRPDLHYTHDSDSFDAGGALVPDWKLYFYHRNLLILYRAAAGMLFWPAMLMILPKWALRLRTGENRRRRARLMLWALRDGLRRDTRMSLPDLRAAIARQGL; from the coding sequence ATGACACGCGCACGGGTGTGCGCCGTGGTCGTGACCTTCGACCGGCTGGACAAGCTGAACATTGCGCTGGACCGGCTTTTGGCGGAACCTCTGGACCATATCGTGGTGGTGGACAATGCCAGCACTGACGGCACCGACGCGTTTCTGCGCGGGCTAAACGATCCAAGGCTGGATTGCTTGCGGCTAAAGCACAACCTTGGTGGCGCAGGCGGGTTCGAGACCGGGATGCGCCATGCCATCGCCCGATATGACCCCGACTGGCTGCTGTTGCAAGATGATGACGCATGGCCCGCCCCGGGCCTAGTGAACCGCTTTCACAGCGCCAACACCGCGACAGCCGACGCGATCGTCACCGCCGTACGCACGCCCGAGGGCGCGATCTGCGACATGAATCGTCCGCTGCTCAACCCGTTCCGCGACTGGCGGGTCTTGCTGCGCACCGCACTTGGCGGCGGGCGTGATGCCTTTCATCTGGGCGAGGAAAGCTATGCCAGCATAACCCAACTGCCCGTCGATGGCGGGTCGTTCGTTGGGCTGTTCGTGTCGCGGCGGGCGATCACGCTTGCGGGCTATCCCGACGGGCGGCTGTTCCTATATGCAGATGACGCGCTGTTCTGTCACCAGCTGCGCGCTGCGGGTGGCCAGATCCTGTTCAGGCCGGACCTACACTATACGCATGATTCCGACAGCTTCGATGCTGGCGGCGCGCTGGTCCCGGATTGGAAACTGTATTTCTACCATCGCAACCTGCTGATTCTGTATCGGGCGGCGGCGGGAATGCTGTTTTGGCCCGCGATGCTGATGATCCTGCCGAAATGGGCCTTGCGGCTGAGAACAGGCGAAAACCGACGCCGCCGCGCAAGGCTTATGCTATGGGCCCTGCGCGACGGGCTGCGCCGTGACACGCGAATGTCACTCCCGGATCTGCGCGCCGCGATCGCACGGCAGGGGCTGTAG
- a CDS encoding NAD-dependent epimerase/dehydratase family protein encodes MSRVLVMGASGRIGAYLRRVWPGLAVHAVWQYRANAPDGGFLWSPLCGPVPDCGPVDAVLCLSGGASGEGLAHTTDLALAALSAARRLGAGRVLLASSSAVYGTSPGPHDEAGPCQPASAYGAAKLGMEQAVLSQADALNVTCLRVGNVAGADALLGGLVPGRVPRLDRFADGRAPRRCYIGPLTLARVLAQLCGHPDRLPRVLNLAQPGLICMDSLLRAAGVPWVWQPAPAAALAELGMRLDRLQRLVPVKPATPDALIAEWRLTWAGHGANECL; translated from the coding sequence ATGAGCCGGGTTCTGGTCATGGGGGCCAGCGGGCGCATTGGCGCGTATTTGCGGCGAGTCTGGCCCGGTTTGGCCGTTCATGCTGTTTGGCAATACCGCGCGAATGCGCCCGATGGCGGCTTCCTTTGGTCGCCTCTATGCGGGCCTGTGCCAGATTGCGGTCCGGTCGATGCGGTTCTGTGCCTGTCGGGCGGGGCATCTGGCGAGGGGCTGGCGCACACTACCGATCTGGCATTGGCGGCCTTGTCCGCTGCCCGAAGGCTTGGTGCAGGGCGCGTGCTGCTGGCGTCCAGCTCTGCGGTCTATGGCACAAGCCCCGGTCCCCATGACGAAGCCGGACCATGCCAGCCCGCCAGCGCCTATGGCGCAGCTAAGCTGGGGATGGAGCAGGCGGTTTTGAGCCAAGCGGACGCGCTGAACGTAACGTGCCTGCGCGTTGGCAATGTCGCTGGTGCAGATGCGTTGCTGGGTGGTCTGGTGCCGGGTCGCGTGCCGCGTCTGGATCGTTTCGCGGATGGGCGCGCGCCGCGCCGCTGCTATATTGGCCCGCTGACTTTGGCGCGGGTGTTGGCGCAACTGTGCGGCCATCCCGACCGCTTGCCACGGGTGCTAAACTTGGCGCAACCGGGGCTGATTTGCATGGACAGCTTGTTGCGTGCCGCAGGCGTGCCTTGGGTCTGGCAACCCGCGCCCGCCGCTGCGCTTGCCGAACTGGGCATGCGGTTGGACCGGTTGCAACGGCTCGTGCCTGTTAAGCCAGCCACACCCGATGCATTGATCGCCGAATGGCGCTTGACATGGGCCGGACATGGGGCAAACGAGTGCCTATGA
- a CDS encoding nitrite/sulfite reductase yields the protein MYRYTEFDHDFLKTRNAQFRAQVERRLSGALTEDEFKPLRLMNGLYLQLHAYMLRVAIPYGTLSAVQMRKLADVADRWDKGYGHFTTRQNIQFNWPRLRDVPDMLDALATVGLHAIQTSGNCVRNVTADHFAGAAADEIADPRPVAELLRQWSTDHPEFQFLPRKFKIAITGSPRDRAATRAHDIGLRMVMCDGAPGFEVSVGGGLGRTPIIGQVLTPFLPQADLLPYVEAILSAYNSYGRRDNKYKARIKIMVQELGVEEVRARVDRRFSALRAEWQGADRAILRELQAAFAPPAYRTAPTDTYAQARNADPVFRAWSDTNLHPHRAPGYAIVTISLKAHGATPGDATSAQMRALADLAETYGHGELRISHEQNVILPHVHESDLPALHQRLRTEGLATANIGLISDIIACPGMDYCALATARSIPVAQDIAQHFAARELDIGAMKIKISGCINACGHHHLGHIGILGLDRAGVENYQITLGGDATETAALGQRTGPGFAHDQVIPALDRLVNTYLALRSGPSESFIDTLRRLGHDPFKAALYERDADVRAA from the coding sequence ATGTATCGCTATACCGAATTCGACCACGATTTCCTGAAAACCCGCAACGCGCAGTTTCGCGCGCAAGTGGAACGCCGCCTCTCGGGTGCGCTGACCGAAGACGAATTCAAACCGCTGCGCCTGATGAACGGACTGTATCTGCAACTGCATGCCTATATGCTGCGCGTGGCCATTCCTTATGGCACGCTGTCGGCAGTGCAGATGCGCAAGCTGGCCGATGTGGCCGACCGCTGGGACAAGGGCTATGGCCATTTCACAACGCGCCAGAACATTCAGTTCAACTGGCCGCGCCTGCGCGACGTGCCCGATATGCTGGATGCGCTGGCCACGGTAGGGCTGCACGCGATCCAGACCTCTGGCAATTGCGTGCGCAACGTAACGGCGGATCACTTCGCGGGTGCCGCGGCCGATGAAATCGCAGACCCCCGCCCCGTGGCGGAATTGCTACGCCAATGGTCCACCGACCACCCGGAGTTTCAGTTCCTGCCGCGCAAGTTCAAGATTGCGATCACCGGCAGCCCGCGCGACCGCGCGGCAACGCGTGCGCATGACATCGGGCTGCGCATGGTCATGTGCGACGGCGCGCCGGGGTTCGAGGTCAGCGTGGGCGGCGGTCTGGGCCGCACGCCCATCATCGGACAGGTGCTGACGCCGTTTCTGCCACAGGCCGACCTGCTGCCCTATGTCGAAGCGATCCTGAGCGCCTATAACAGCTACGGGCGGCGCGATAACAAATATAAAGCGCGTATCAAGATCATGGTGCAAGAACTGGGCGTGGAAGAGGTTCGCGCCCGCGTAGACCGTCGTTTTTCGGCCTTGCGGGCAGAATGGCAGGGGGCCGATCGCGCGATATTGCGCGAATTGCAGGCCGCATTCGCGCCGCCCGCCTATCGCACCGCGCCGACAGATACCTATGCCCAAGCGCGCAATGCCGACCCGGTGTTCCGCGCGTGGTCCGATACCAACCTGCACCCGCATCGCGCGCCCGGATATGCCATTGTCACCATCAGCCTGAAAGCGCATGGCGCCACACCGGGCGACGCGACAAGCGCGCAAATGCGCGCGCTGGCCGATTTGGCCGAAACCTATGGCCATGGCGAGTTGCGCATCAGCCACGAGCAGAACGTGATCCTGCCGCATGTGCATGAATCCGACCTGCCTGCGTTGCACCAGCGTTTGCGCACCGAAGGGCTGGCCACGGCGAATATCGGGCTGATCTCGGACATCATCGCCTGCCCCGGCATGGATTATTGCGCCTTGGCCACCGCGCGTTCCATCCCCGTGGCGCAGGATATTGCGCAGCATTTCGCAGCACGAGAACTGGATATCGGCGCGATGAAGATCAAGATTTCAGGCTGCATCAACGCGTGCGGGCACCATCACCTTGGCCATATCGGCATTCTGGGGTTGGACCGCGCGGGCGTGGAGAATTACCAGATCACGCTGGGCGGGGACGCCACGGAAACGGCCGCCCTTGGCCAGCGCACCGGGCCGGGCTTTGCCCATGATCAGGTCATCCCGGCGCTGGACCGGCTGGTGAATACCTATCTGGCGCTGCGTTCCGGGCCGTCTGAATCCTTCATCGACACGCTGCGCCGCCTTGGGCACGACCCGTTCAAAGCCGCGCTGTATGAAAGGGATGCCGATGTCCGCGCCGCTTGA
- a CDS encoding mandelate racemase/muconate lactonizing enzyme family protein: MRILDICEVTKPIASPIRNAYIDFSKMTASLVAVVTDVVRDGRRVVGYGFNSNGRYGQGGLIRERFRDRVLQADPATLLDATGDNLDPHRIWAAMMANEKPGGHGERSVAVGTIDMAVWDAVAKIAGKPLFRLLAERYGAQADPRVFVYAAGGYYYPGKDDTQLRAEMRSYLDRGYTVVKMKIGGAPLAEDQRRIEAVLNEIGTQAQLAVDANGRFDLETAIAYAKMLRQYPLFWYEEIGDPLDYQLQAAMPEFYPGPMATGENLFSHHDARNLLRYGGMRPDRDWLQFDCALSYGLVEYLRTLDVLDQLGWSRRRCIPHGGHQMSLNIAAGLGLGGNESYPDLFQPYGGFPDGVRVEDGYITMPDLPGIGFEGKSDLIAVMRALAE, from the coding sequence ATGCGTATTCTGGATATTTGCGAGGTGACGAAGCCCATCGCGTCGCCCATCCGCAACGCTTACATTGATTTCAGCAAGATGACGGCAAGCCTCGTTGCGGTTGTGACCGATGTGGTGCGCGATGGGCGGCGGGTGGTTGGCTATGGCTTCAACTCAAACGGTCGGTATGGGCAAGGCGGGCTGATCCGCGAGCGCTTCCGCGACCGGGTGTTGCAGGCCGACCCCGCGACGCTGCTGGACGCGACCGGCGACAATCTGGACCCGCACCGCATATGGGCCGCGATGATGGCCAATGAAAAGCCCGGCGGGCATGGGGAGCGGTCCGTCGCGGTGGGCACGATCGACATGGCCGTGTGGGACGCAGTCGCCAAGATCGCGGGCAAGCCGTTGTTCCGGTTGCTGGCAGAGCGATATGGCGCGCAGGCGGACCCGCGTGTTTTTGTCTACGCGGCGGGCGGGTATTATTACCCCGGCAAGGATGACACCCAGTTGCGCGCCGAGATGCGCAGCTATCTGGACCGGGGCTACACGGTCGTGAAAATGAAAATCGGCGGCGCGCCCTTGGCCGAAGACCAGCGCCGAATAGAGGCCGTGCTGAATGAGATCGGGACGCAAGCGCAACTGGCGGTCGATGCCAATGGCCGCTTCGATCTGGAAACCGCCATCGCCTATGCCAAGATGCTGCGGCAATATCCGCTGTTCTGGTATGAAGAAATTGGCGACCCGCTGGATTACCAGCTTCAGGCCGCCATGCCCGAATTCTACCCCGGCCCCATGGCCACGGGCGAAAACCTGTTCTCGCACCACGACGCGCGCAATCTGCTGCGCTATGGCGGTATGCGGCCCGACCGCGACTGGCTGCAATTTGACTGCGCGCTGTCTTACGGTCTTGTGGAATATCTGCGCACGCTGGATGTGCTGGACCAGTTGGGCTGGTCGCGCCGTCGCTGCATTCCGCATGGTGGGCACCAGATGTCACTGAACATTGCAGCCGGTCTGGGGCTGGGCGGGAATGAAAGCTACCCCGACCTGTTCCAGCCCTATGGCGGCTTTCCCGATGGGGTGCGGGTCGAGGACGGCTATATCACCATGCCCGACCTGCCCGGCATCGGGTTTGAAGGGAAATCGGACCTGATCGCGGTCATGCGCGCGCTGGCAGAGTAA
- a CDS encoding DNA polymerase IV, with amino-acid sequence MPALCRDCLTQFPAGPRCPACHSRRVVAGAELFDLSIAHMDCDAFYASVEKRDNPALRDKPVIVGGGQRGVVTTACYIARIHGVRSAMPMFKALQLCPEAVVVKPRFEAYVTASREIRAMMEDLTPAIEPLSLDEAFLDLSGTQTLHGAPPAVMLAGLVRRMERELRLSGSIGLSHNKFLAKIASDLDKPRGFSVIAKADTDAFLRGKPVGIIWGVGAATRAQLERAGISTIDDLLRWDQTDLVARFGSMGLRLYDLARGQDTRPVSPDRAVKSISKETTFGADLSDPDLLEAHLWRLAEQVSSRAKARGLAGRVVTVKLKRADHRSLTRRQSLDTPTTLADTIWRSARPLLAGALAQGPFRLIGVGISDLTADDGTGFALDLLDRDAAKRATAERTMDSLRARFGPDAVIKGRSLR; translated from the coding sequence ATGCCTGCCCTGTGCCGTGACTGTCTGACCCAATTCCCCGCCGGGCCGCGTTGCCCGGCCTGCCATAGCCGCAGGGTTGTGGCGGGCGCGGAATTGTTCGACCTCAGTATCGCCCACATGGATTGCGACGCGTTCTATGCCAGCGTGGAAAAGCGCGACAACCCGGCCTTGCGTGATAAGCCGGTGATCGTGGGCGGCGGCCAGCGCGGCGTGGTGACGACCGCGTGCTATATCGCGCGCATCCACGGCGTGCGTTCTGCCATGCCCATGTTCAAAGCCTTGCAGCTGTGCCCCGAAGCGGTGGTCGTAAAACCCCGGTTCGAGGCCTATGTGACCGCCTCGCGCGAGATACGCGCCATGATGGAAGACCTGACACCCGCCATCGAACCCCTGTCGCTGGATGAGGCGTTTTTGGACCTGTCGGGCACACAGACCCTGCACGGCGCGCCGCCTGCGGTCATGCTTGCTGGGTTGGTGCGCCGGATGGAACGCGAGCTGCGCCTGTCCGGGTCCATCGGGCTGTCGCATAACAAGTTTCTGGCCAAAATCGCGTCCGATCTGGACAAGCCGCGCGGGTTCTCGGTTATCGCAAAGGCCGACACCGACGCTTTCCTGCGCGGCAAGCCTGTGGGCATTATCTGGGGTGTGGGGGCTGCCACCCGCGCGCAACTGGAACGCGCGGGCATCAGCACGATTGATGATTTGCTGCGCTGGGACCAGACCGATCTGGTCGCGCGATTCGGGTCGATGGGGTTGCGCCTGTACGATCTGGCGCGCGGGCAAGATACGCGCCCGGTCAGCCCCGACCGGGCGGTGAAGTCTATTTCCAAGGAAACCACCTTCGGGGCCGACCTGTCCGACCCCGACCTGCTGGAAGCGCACCTGTGGCGGCTGGCCGAACAGGTCTCTAGCCGTGCGAAGGCGCGCGGGCTGGCCGGGCGGGTCGTGACGGTCAAGCTGAAACGCGCCGACCATCGCAGCCTGACGCGGCGGCAATCGCTTGATACGCCGACCACGCTGGCAGATACCATCTGGCGCAGCGCGCGACCCCTGCTGGCGGGCGCATTGGCGCAGGGACCATTCCGGCTGATCGGGGTGGGTATTTCAGACCTGACCGCAGATGACGGCACAGGCTTTGCGCTGGACCTGTTGGACCGGGATGCCGCGAAACGCGCCACCGCCGAACGCACCATGGACAGCCTGCGCGCCCGGTTTGGTCCGGATGCGGTCATCAAGGGGCGCAGCCTGCGATGA
- a CDS encoding DUF2849 domain-containing protein, producing MSRHFTPSVLTANDLLEGDVIYLAASGDWVRELSQARLFTDAREAAEALDAAEGQQDRLVGAYLAPAQASADGPKPGHFREAFRAKGPSNYAHGKQAHA from the coding sequence ATGAGCCGTCATTTCACCCCGTCCGTTCTAACCGCGAATGACCTGCTGGAAGGCGACGTGATCTACCTGGCCGCTTCGGGCGATTGGGTGCGCGAGCTATCGCAAGCGCGCCTGTTCACCGATGCCCGCGAGGCCGCCGAGGCGCTGGATGCCGCCGAAGGCCAGCAGGACCGTCTTGTCGGCGCGTATCTGGCCCCCGCCCAAGCCAGCGCCGACGGTCCCAAACCCGGCCATTTCCGAGAGGCGTTCCGCGCCAAAGGCCCGTCCAATTACGCGCATGGCAAACAAGCCCATGCCTGA